One window of Amaranthus tricolor cultivar Red isolate AtriRed21 chromosome 13, ASM2621246v1, whole genome shotgun sequence genomic DNA carries:
- the LOC130798517 gene encoding probable E3 ubiquitin-protein ligase ARI7 translates to MDSGQYSDDEYYDEYGEDDVLEIGCDNHSQTSDEVSSHVGDDNKSFTVLNMADIRRRQDEAISHVCSVLSLPKSHASLLLLHYNWTVSDFLERWFTDEHAVRNKIGLFVNPITITHTIPEIDDNNYSDFIYCEICFEEFHHGEIWSLSCNHSFCVTCWKSYISSAINDSAIGSLTLKCPGFKCRVAVTRDLIDELVSIEEKEKFDDYVVRSYVECKRKNIKWCPAPGCECAIEFERDGDNSSGYDVTCLCSYGFCWNCGEECHRPVDCELVKNWSMKNSVEGENTQWIIAYSKPCPMCKRPIEKNQGCNHMTCSCGHHFCWICLDPYFTHRDSASCNKFESGEQMMSDAETQKHAGNFLERYAHYYERWASNHKSREKALHDLRRTKSVDLEILSKIGNVMVSVSQLEFIVDAWKQIIECRRVLKWSYAYGYFSTENNSLKKQFFEHIQGLAENYLEMLHSHVEISLKYFINDEPHRLKPEIRDFNSYRFTVVNLTKVTAKYFEDLVRALENGLLEVE, encoded by the exons ATGGACAGCGGCCAATACTCCGATGATGAGTACTACGACGAGTATGGTGAAGACGACGTCCTCGAAATCGGCTGTGATAATCACTCCCAAACCTCCGATGAAGTCTCCTCCCATGTCGGCGACGACAACAAAAGCTTTACTGTTTTAAATATGGCTGATATTCGTCGTCGACAAGACGAAGCTATCTCTCATGTTTGTTCCGTTCTATCGCTACCTAAATCGCACGCTAGTCTCTTACTGTTGCATTACAATTGGACTGTTTCGGACTTTCTCGAGCGTTGGTTCACTGATGAACACGCCGTGCGGAATAAAATCGGTCTATTTGTAAATCCGATTACAATCACACACACAATTCCAGAAATCGACGATAATAATTACtctgattttatttattgtgaGATTTGCTTCGAGGAATTCCACCATGGCGAGATTTGGTCTTTATCTTGTAATCATTCCTTTTGTGTAACCTGTTGGAAATCGTACATTAGCTCGGCGATTAATGACAGTGCTATAGGCAGTTTAACCCTAAAATGTCCTGGGTTTAAGTGTCGTGTCGCGGTTACTAGAGATTTAATCGATGAATTAGTTTCGATTGAGGAAAAAGAGAAATTTGATGATTATGTTGTTAGATCTTATGTTGAgtgcaaaagaaaaaatattaagtGGTGTCCTGCCCCGGGGTGCGAGTGTGCGATTGAATTTGAGAGGGATGGTGATAATAGTAGTGGGTATGATGTTACATGTTTATGTTCGTATGGTTTTTGTTGGAATTGTGGGGAGGAATGTCATAGACCAGTGGATTGTGAGTTGGTTAAGAATTGGAGTATGAAGAATTCAGTTGAGGGTGAGAACACTCAATGGATTATTGCGTATTCAAAGCCTTGTCCCATGTGCAAGCGTCCTATTGAGAAGAATCAAGGATGCAATCACATGACATGTTCTTGCGG ACACCATTTCTGTTGGATCTGCCTAGACCCATATTTCACCCATCGTGATAGTGCATCATGCAACAAATTTGAATCAGGTGAACAAATGATGAGTGATGCAGAAACACAGAAACATGCAGGGAATTTTCTGGAAAGATATGCACATTACTATGAACGATGGGCAAGCAACCACAAGTCACGGGAAAAAGCACTACACGACTTGCGCAGAACAAAGAGTGTGGATTTAGAAATTTTGAGTAAGATTGGAAATGTGATGGTGTCTGTGTCGCAACTGGAGTTTATTGTTGATGCTTGGAAACAGATTATAGAATGCAGGCGGGTTTTGAAATGGAGTTATGCTTATGGCTATTTTTCGACTGAAaataattctcttaaaaaacaattttttgaGCATATACAAGGACTTGCAGAGAATTATCTGGAAATGCTTCATTCTCATGTAGAAATTAGTCTGAAATATTTCATAAATGATGAACCTCATCGTTTGAAGCCTGAAATACGAGATTTTAACAGTTATCGTTTTACGGTGGTTAATTTAACAAAAGTTACTGCTAAATATTTTGAGGATTTGGTCAGAGCTTTAGAGAATGGTTTATTAGAGGTGGAATAG